In one window of Macaca thibetana thibetana isolate TM-01 chromosome 5, ASM2454274v1, whole genome shotgun sequence DNA:
- the UCP1 gene encoding mitochondrial brown fat uncoupling protein 1, which yields MGGLTASDVHPTLGIQLFSAGIAACLADVITFPLDTAKVRLQIQGERPTSSAIRYKGVLGTITTLVKTEGRMKLYSGLPAGLQRQISSTSLRIGLYDTVQEFLTAGKETTPSLGSKILAGLMTGGVAVFIGQPTEVVKVRLQAQSHLHSIKPRYTGTYNAYRIVATTEGLTGLWKGTTPNLMRSVIINCTELVTYDLMKEAFVKNNVLADDVPCHLVSALIAGFCATAMSSPVDVVKTRFINSPPGQYRSVPNCAMKMFTNEGPMAFFKGLVPSFLRLGSWNVIMFVCFEQLKRELSKSRQTMDCAT from the exons ATGGGGGGCCTGACAGCCTCGGACGTGCACCCGACCCTGGGGATCCAGCTCTTCTCAGCTGGAATAGCCGCGTGCTTAGCGGACGTGATCACCTTCCCGCTGGACACCGCCAAAGTCCGGCTCCAG ATCCAAGGCGAACGCCCGACGTCCAGTGCTATTAGGTATAAAGGTGTCCTGGGAACAATCACCACTCTGGTCAAAACAGAAGGGCGGATGAAACTCTACAGCGGGCTGCCTGCCGGGCTTCAGAGACAGATCAGCTCCACCTCTCTCAGGATCGGCCTCTATGACACGGTCCAGGAGTTCCTCACCGCAGGCAAAGAAA CAACACCTAGTTTAGGAAGCAAGATCTTAGCTGGTCTAATGACTGGAGGAGTGGCAGTATTCATCGGACAACCCACAGAGGTTGTGAAAGTCAGACTTCAAGCGCAGAGCCATCTCCACAGTATCAAACCTCGCTACACGGGGACTTATAACGCGTACAGAATAGTAGCAACAACGGAAGGCTTGACGGGTCTTTGGAAAG ggaCTACCCCCAATCTGATGAGAAGTGTCATCATCAATTGTACAGAGCTGGTAACATATGATCTAATGAAGGAGGCCTTTGTGAAAAACAACGTATTAGCAG ATGACGTCCCCTGCCACTTGGTGTCGGCTCTTATTGCTGGATTTTGCGCAACAGCTATGTCCTCCCCGGTGGATGTAGTAAAAACCAGATTTATTAATTCTCCACCAGGACAGTATAGAAGTGTGCCCAACTGTGCAATGAAAATGTTCACTAATGAAGGACCAATGGCTTTTTTCAAGGG GTTGGTACCTTCCTTCTTGCGACTCGGATCCTGGAACGTCATTATGTTTGTGTGCTTTGAACAACTGAAACGAGAACTGTCAAAGTCAAGGCAGACTATGGACTGTGCCACATAA